The proteins below come from a single Juglans regia cultivar Chandler chromosome 12, Walnut 2.0, whole genome shotgun sequence genomic window:
- the LOC109004962 gene encoding pollen receptor-like kinase 3, protein MAVAQLLLRPSLFLFIFLVLSPTTHSIIESEALLKLKKSFTKADALSSWVPGSLPCKEGAYWIGLICYNGIVAGLRLEGMNLSGKIDVEALLEMQALRSVSITNNAFSGPIPEFNRLGALKALYLSGNQFSGEIPSDYFAKMESLKKIYLSDNKLTGKIPSSLAQLSNLMELHLENNQFVGEIPSLDQPTLTSINVSNNRLEGEIPASSFSRFDASSFAGNAGLCGEKLGRECQKAIDQPTTGNGDGSKKMIAAIMTSVVAFISIVAVLVVRFRRNREDFDAHEDVEEEAVEVHVSQSVRNGKEADSMREGGNNTSRKGSINCKGVGMGELVVVNEEKGVFGLSDLMKASAEVLENGALVSSYKAVMANGVAVVVKRMKEMNTLGRDVFDAEMRRLANQRHQNILTPLAYHYRKDEKLLVYEYIPGRSLLHLLHGERGPSPTELDWPARLKIVKGIAKGMGYLHTELASSDIPHGNLKSSNVLLSPDYDPLISEYGFSPLINPANAAQELFAYKAPEAAHSGQLSPACDVYCLGIVILEILTGKYPSQYLSNTKGGIDVVQWVASAIADGRESEVFDPEIASSANSVVEMKKLLYIGAACTETYPERLDMMEAVRRIEEIQVEGGQGEARAMHVLPSLRDGYADSVPQAHVSRSSHEGPGGYSGRMISSDSINASRSGHHSDHKNFSFDFSSSV, encoded by the exons ATGGCCGTGGCTCAGCTTCTCCTTCGGCCATCTCTtttcttattcattttcttGGTCCTTTCTCCCACGACGCATTCTATAATCGAGTCTGAAGCTTTGCTTAAgctcaaaaaatcatttacaaAAGCCGATGCGCTAAGTTCTTGGGTGCCTGGCTCGTTGCCATGCAAAGAAGGGGCCTATTGGATCGGACTAATTTGTTACAATGGCATTGTGGCAGGACTTCGCCTTGAAGGAATGAACTTGTCGGGGAAAATAGATGTTGAAGCCTTACTTGAAATGCAGGCGCTTAGAAGTGTTAGCATTACAAATAATGCCTTCTCGGGTCCGATCCCCGAATTCAACCGGTTAGGTGCTTTGAAGGCCCTTTACTTGTCAGGGAATCAATTTTCGGGTGAAATTCCCTCGGATTACTTCGCAAAAATGGAGTCcttgaagaaaatttatctttctGACAACAAACTTACGGGCAAAATCCCTTCTTCACTAGCTCAACTTTCCAATCTAATGGAATTGCATCTTGAAAACAATCAGTTTGTAGGAGAAATTCCCTCTTTAGATCAACCGACATTGACATCAATCAACGTCTCAAACAACAGATTGGAAGGGGAAATCCCGGCTAGCAGCTTTTCTAGGTTTGATGCAAGTTCATTTGCCGGAAATGCTGGACTTTGTGGGGAAAAGTTGGGCAGGGAATGCCAAAAGGCAATTGATCAGCCGACCACTGGCAACGGGGACGGTTCAAAGAAGATGATTGCCGCGATCATGACATCAGTAGTGGCGTTTATTTCGATTGTTGCTGTGCTCGTTGTGAGGTTTAGGCGAAATAGAGAAGATTTCGATGCGCATGAAGATGTCGAGGAAGAAGCCGTTGAGGTGCACGTGTCTCAGTCTGTGCGAAATGGGAAAGAAGCGGATTCAATGCGAGAGGGGGGCAACAACACAAGCCGTAAAGGATCCATTAATTGCAAGGGCGTCGGGATGGGAGAATTGGTGGTGGTGAATGAAGAAAAGGGTGTCTTTGGGTTGTCGGATTTGATGAAGGCATCCGCAGAAGTGCTTGAAAATGGGGCATTGGTGTCTTCATACAAAGCCGTTATGGCTAATGGGGTGGCAGTGGTGGTGAAGAGGATGAAAGAAATGAACACACTTGGAAGAGATGTTTTTGATGCAGAGATGAGGCGGCTCGCCAACCAACGCCACCAGAATATCTTGACGCCTTTGGCTTACCATTACCGAAAAGACGAGAAGCTGTTGGTCTACGAGTACATTCCCGGACGGAGTTTACTTCATCTATTGCATG GTGAGCGTGGACCGTCACCCACAGAACTTGATTGGCCTGCCCGTCTGAAGATTGTTAAAGGAATTGCTAAAGGGATGGGTTATCTTCACACCGAACTTGCATCCTCTGACATACCCCACGGCAATCTCAAATCCAGCAATGTTCTTCTCAGCCCTGACTATGACCCATTGATCTCCGAGTATGGATTTAGCCCATTGATCAACCCTGCAAATGCAGCGCAAGAATTGTTTGCATACAAGGCACCGGAGGCAGCTCATTCTGGACAACTATCTCCTGCATGTGACGTCTATTGTCTAGGGATTGTCATTCTTGAAATTCTTACTGGGAAATATCCTTCTCAATATCTAAGCAATACTAAGGGTGGCATTGATGTGGTCCAATGGGTAGCATCGGCCATTGCTGATGGGAGAGAATCTGAGGTGTTTGATCCAGAGATTGCAAGCTCTGCTAATTCAGTCGTTGAGATGAAGAAGCTTCTCTACATAGGTGCAGCTTGCACTGAAACGTACCCAGAGCGGCTGGACATGATGGAAGCTGTTAGAAGGATAGAGGAGATACAGGTGGAGGGAGGGCAAGGGGAGGCTAGGGCAATGCATGTCTTACCATCGCTTCGAGACGGCTATGCAGATTCAGTGCCACAAGCTCACGTATCAAGAAGTTCACATGAAGGCCCTGGCGGGTACTCTGGGAGGATGATTTCCTCGGACAGCATTAATGCAAGTCGGTCAGGGCATCATAGTGATCATAAGAATTTTTCCTTTGACTTCTCATCATCTGtgtaa
- the LOC109004960 gene encoding exocyst complex component EXO70A1-like codes for MEPPPEDCRIPLDAAEKIILVWDSTACEEARDRMIFESDRQEVDRYLQAVDEIQRSLSSTSLDSQSGNKVNATIKIAMARLEEEFRNILFTYTSPFETDSFTSITSDPSSSVHSSSSSSSFNSATPRTPSAELGDFVDDHFGGGDLADASRRSSYRSSSSIREIDLVPSDAIFDLRSIADRMISAGYLRECIQVYGSVRKPAIDASFRRLGIEKLSIGDIQRLEWEQLETKIRRWIRAAKTCVRVLFASEKKLCEQIFEEMGTSVDDECFLETVKGPAFQLFNFADEISRSRRSPEKLFKTLDLHDELMNLIPDIDIVFESKSSESIRTQAAEILSRLAEAARGILSEFENAVLREPSRVPVPGGTIHPLTRYVMNYISLIPDYEQTMNNLVVSKPSTGSRYSGDPTTPDMEFAELEGRTPLALHLIWVIVILQFNLEGKSKHYKEAPLAHLFMMNNVHYIVQKVKGLPELREMIGDDYLKKLSGKLRQAATSYERASWMGVLHCLRDEGLHVSGSFSSGVSKTALRERFKQFNTMFEEVHRTQAAWLVPDTQLREELRISISEKLIPAYRSFLGRFRSHLESGRHPENCIKYSAEDLETAVLDFFEGYPVSQNMMRRRSH; via the coding sequence atggAGCCGCCGCCGGAGGATTGCAGAATACCGTTAGATGCGGCGGAGAAGATAATTCTAGTGTGGGACTCGACGGCTTGCGAAGAAGCGAGAGATAGAATGATCTTCGAGTCCGATCGCCAGGAGGTCGATCGGTACTTACAGGCCGTCGATGAAATCCAACGCTCGTTGTCTTCTACCTCCCTCGATAGTCAGAGCGGCAACAAGGTCAACGCCACCATCAAGATCGCCATGGCTCGCCTCGAGGAAGAGTTCCGCAACATCCTCTTCACCTACACCTCTCCCTTCGAGACCGACTCGTTCACCAGCATCACCAGCGATCCCAGTTCCTCTGttcactcttcttcttcttcttcttcttttaattctGCTACTCCTCGTACTCCTTCTGCTGAACTCGGAGACTTTGTCGACGACCATTTCGGAGGAGGGGATCTCGCGGACGCCAGCAGAAGATCGAGCTACAGATCCAGCAGTAGCATCCGCGAGATCGATCTGGTACCTTCAGATGCGATCTTCGACCTCCGAAGCATCGCCGACAGGATGATCTCCGCCGGTTACCTCCGCGAGTGCATTCAAGTCTACGGCAGCGTCCGAAAACCGGCAATCGACGCGAGTTTTCGGAGGCTAGGGATCGAAAAACTGAGTATCGGCGATATTCAGAGGTTGGAGTGGGAGCAGCTGGAGACGAAGATACGGCGGTGGATACGGGCCGCAAAAACCTGCGTCAGAGTTTTGTTTGCAAGCGAGAAGAAGCTCTGTGAACAGATATTCGAAGAAATGGGAACATCCGTGGACGACGAGTGTTTCTTGGAGACGGTTAAGGGCCCGGCGTTCCAGTTATTCAATTTTGCCGACGAGATTAGTAGAAGCCGGAGATCCCCCGAGAAGTTGTTCAAAACCCTTGACCTCCACGACGAGCTGATGAATTTGATACCGGATATCGACATCGTGTTCGAATCGAAATCATCCGAGTCGATTCGGACTCAGGCGGCGGAGATTTTATCTCGGCTTGCGGAGGCAGCAAGGGGAATCTTATCGGAGTTCGAGAACGCGGTACTTCGGGAGCCATCGAGGGTTCCGGTGCCGGGAGGGACGATTCACCCGCTGACGAGGTACGTCATGAATTATATAAGCTTGATTCCGGATTACGAGCAGACTATGAATAACCTCGTCGTGTCAAAACCGTCTACGGGGTCAAGGTATTCGGGTGATCCGACGACTCCGGATATGGAGTTTGCGGAGCTAGAGGGAAGGACTCCTTTGGCGCTTCATTTGATTTGGGTGATTGTGATTTTGCAATTCAATCTGGAGGGCAAGTCGAAGCATTACAAGGAAGCACCCTTAGCGCATTTGTTTATGATGAACAACGTGCATTACATTGTCCAGAAAGTGAAAGGGTTGCCGGAGCTGAGAGAAATGATCGGAGACGACTATCTGAAGAAGCTATCCGGAAAGTTGAGGCAGGCTGCGACTAGTTACGAGAGGGCGAGCTGGATGGGGGTGTTGCACTGTTTGAGAGATGAGGGATTGCATGTGAGTGGGAGCTTTTCGTCTGGCGTTTCCAAGACTGCTTTGCGAGAGAGGTTCAAGCAGTTCAACACCATGTTTGAGGAGGTTCACAGGACTCAAGCAGCGTGGTTGGTGCCCGATACTCAGCTCAGGGAGGAGCTGCGAATATCCATATCTGAGAAGTTAATCCCAGCTTATAGATCGTTTCTTGGTCGGTTCAGGAGCCATCTGGAGAGCGGAAGGCACCCGGAGAATTGCATCAAGTACTCTGCAGAGGATTTGGAGACTGCTGTCTTGGATTTCTTCGAAGGATACCCTGTTTCCCAGAACATGATGAGAAGGAGATCTCATTGA
- the LOC109004959 gene encoding sm-like protein LSM1B isoform X1, which yields MSWAGPEDVYLSTSLASYLDKKLLVLLRDGRKFLGILRSFDQFANAVLEEACERVIVGDLYCDITLGLYIIRGENVVLIGELDLEREELPPHMTRVSEAEIKRAQKAEREATDLKGSMRKRMEFLDLD from the exons ATGTCTTGGGCAGGGCCGGAAGACGTCTACCTCTCGACCTCTCTCGCCAGCTATCTTGaca AGAAACTTCTTGTACTGCTGCGAGATGGTCGAAAGTTCTTGGGGATTCTTCGTTCTTTTGATCAATTTG CCAACGCCGTACTTGAGGAAGCGTGTGAGAGAGTTATCGTTGGTGATCTTTATTGTGACATTACTTTGGGCCTATATATAATCCGTGGAGAGAATGTTGTTTTAATTGGGGAGTTG GACTTGGAGAGAGAGGAACTTCCCCCACACATGACTCGTGTTTCAGAAGCAGAAATTAAAAGG GCACAGAAAGCAGAAAGGGAAGCTACAGATCTTAAAGGGTCCATGAGGAAAAGAATGGAATTCCTTGACCTGGATTAA
- the LOC109004959 gene encoding sm-like protein LSM1B isoform X2: MSWAGPEDVYLSTSLASYLDTNAVLEEACERVIVGDLYCDITLGLYIIRGENVVLIGELDLEREELPPHMTRVSEAEIKRAQKAEREATDLKGSMRKRMEFLDLD; this comes from the exons ATGTCTTGGGCAGGGCCGGAAGACGTCTACCTCTCGACCTCTCTCGCCAGCTATCTTGaca CCAACGCCGTACTTGAGGAAGCGTGTGAGAGAGTTATCGTTGGTGATCTTTATTGTGACATTACTTTGGGCCTATATATAATCCGTGGAGAGAATGTTGTTTTAATTGGGGAGTTG GACTTGGAGAGAGAGGAACTTCCCCCACACATGACTCGTGTTTCAGAAGCAGAAATTAAAAGG GCACAGAAAGCAGAAAGGGAAGCTACAGATCTTAAAGGGTCCATGAGGAAAAGAATGGAATTCCTTGACCTGGATTAA
- the LOC109004956 gene encoding uncharacterized protein LOC109004956 isoform X1, which translates to MKLFSWMQNKLNGKQGNKKPHTASTSNHVKQEPREEFNDWPHGLLAIGTFGNNDLKENLESRNSQDDPSSSEEVLDFTPEEVGKLQKELTKLLSRKPNKEKEVADLPLDRFLNCPSSLEVDRRISNALCSESGDRDEDIDRTISVIIGRCREICADNKKKAIGKKSISFLLKKMFVCGSGFAPAPSLRDTLQESRMEKLLRVMLHKKINPQNTSRASSMKRYLEDTQIPKKRDDDEMQEKTNDGGKWVKTDSEYIVLEI; encoded by the exons ATGAAG CTTTTCAGTTGGATGCAAAATAAGCTTAACGGGAAACAAGGGAACAAAAAACCACATACAGCTTCAACTTCGA ATCATGTGAAACAAGAGCCACGTGAAGAATTCAATGACTGGCCCCATGGCTTGCTAGCAATTGGAACTTTTGGGAACAATGATCtgaaagaaaatctagaaaGCCGAAATAGTCAAGATGATCCATCTTCATCTGAAGAAGTACTAGATTTTACTCCAGAAGAAGTTGGAAAGTTACAAAAGGAGTTGACAAAGCTCTTGTCACGTAAACCAAACAAAGAGAAGGAAGTTGCAGATCTTCCTTTGGACAGATTCCTTAATTGCCCATCAAGCTTGGAGGTTGATCGAAGAATTAGTAATGCTCTTTGCAGTGAATCTGGTGATAGAGATGAAGATATCGATCGGACAATTAGTGTCATAATTGGTAGATGTAGGGAAATTTGTGCAGATAATAAAAAGAAAGCAATTGGGAAGAAATCAATTTCCTTCCTTCTCAAGAAGATGTTTGTTTGTGGAAGCGGGTTTGCACCAGCACCCAGTTTAAGAGATACACTTCAGGAGTCAAGAATGGAGAAG CTTTTGAGAGTAATGCTTCACAAGAAGATCAACCCTCAAAATACTTCTCGGGCGTCATCAATGAAGAGATATCTAGAGGACACACAGATACCAAAGAAGagagatgatgatgaaatgCAGGAGAAGACCAATGATGGAGGCAAATGGGTCAAGACAGATTCTGAAT ATATTGTTCTAGAGATATGA
- the LOC109004956 gene encoding uncharacterized protein LOC109004956 isoform X2, with protein sequence MQNKLNGKQGNKKPHTASTSNHVKQEPREEFNDWPHGLLAIGTFGNNDLKENLESRNSQDDPSSSEEVLDFTPEEVGKLQKELTKLLSRKPNKEKEVADLPLDRFLNCPSSLEVDRRISNALCSESGDRDEDIDRTISVIIGRCREICADNKKKAIGKKSISFLLKKMFVCGSGFAPAPSLRDTLQESRMEKLLRVMLHKKINPQNTSRASSMKRYLEDTQIPKKRDDDEMQEKTNDGGKWVKTDSEYIVLEI encoded by the exons ATGCAAAATAAGCTTAACGGGAAACAAGGGAACAAAAAACCACATACAGCTTCAACTTCGA ATCATGTGAAACAAGAGCCACGTGAAGAATTCAATGACTGGCCCCATGGCTTGCTAGCAATTGGAACTTTTGGGAACAATGATCtgaaagaaaatctagaaaGCCGAAATAGTCAAGATGATCCATCTTCATCTGAAGAAGTACTAGATTTTACTCCAGAAGAAGTTGGAAAGTTACAAAAGGAGTTGACAAAGCTCTTGTCACGTAAACCAAACAAAGAGAAGGAAGTTGCAGATCTTCCTTTGGACAGATTCCTTAATTGCCCATCAAGCTTGGAGGTTGATCGAAGAATTAGTAATGCTCTTTGCAGTGAATCTGGTGATAGAGATGAAGATATCGATCGGACAATTAGTGTCATAATTGGTAGATGTAGGGAAATTTGTGCAGATAATAAAAAGAAAGCAATTGGGAAGAAATCAATTTCCTTCCTTCTCAAGAAGATGTTTGTTTGTGGAAGCGGGTTTGCACCAGCACCCAGTTTAAGAGATACACTTCAGGAGTCAAGAATGGAGAAG CTTTTGAGAGTAATGCTTCACAAGAAGATCAACCCTCAAAATACTTCTCGGGCGTCATCAATGAAGAGATATCTAGAGGACACACAGATACCAAAGAAGagagatgatgatgaaatgCAGGAGAAGACCAATGATGGAGGCAAATGGGTCAAGACAGATTCTGAAT ATATTGTTCTAGAGATATGA
- the LOC109004957 gene encoding probable nucleoside diphosphate kinase 5 isoform X1, whose translation MFFPFFPPTSHSRQELVLFIVRFIPTITIYSLTFQMTLRIFLLLGRFLFFYLLVSVPFPCRSSSSGSTQKTLAMIKPDGMSGNYTNRIKNVILESGFRIVKETIVQLDEDTAASFYAEHSTKSFFSNLIKYITSGPVLVMVLEKENAVADWRDLIGPTDAHKAKVTRPHSIRAMCGLDSEKNCIHGSDSTQSAQREISFFFKEVSTGAAVTEHDEL comes from the exons ATGTTCTTTCCATTTTTCCCGCCCACCTCTCATTCGCGGCAAGAGCTTGTTCTCTTCATTGTGCGTTTCATTCCCACAATTACAATTTACAG TTTAACCTTTCAAATGACGCTTCGTATATTTCTGCTCCTCGGGAGATTTCTGTTCTTCTATCTTCTGGTCTCTGTTCCTTTCCCTTGCAG GTCTTCAAGCAGTGGAAGCACACAGAAGACCTTGGCTATGATAAAGCCAGATGGAATGTCTGGTAATTACACTAATAGGATAAAGAATGTCATTCTGGAGTCTGGTTTCCGTATTGTCAAGGAAACAATTGTTCAACTTGATGAAGACACTGCAGCAAGCTTTTATGCTGAGCACTCTACAAAAAGCTTCTTTTCTAACCTCATCAAATACATAACGAG TGGCCCAGTGTTGGTTATGGTTTTGGAGAAGGAAAATGCTGTTGCCGATTGGCGTGATCTGATTGGACCAACTGATGCACACAAGGCTAAGGTTACTCGTCCACACAG cATCAGAGCAATGTGCGGGCTAGATTCAGAAAAGAATTGCATTCATGGTTCAGATTCTACTCAATCAGCTCAAAGAGAGATCTCGTTTTTCTTTAAAGAGGTGTCTACAG GTGCCGCAGTTACTGAACATGACGAGCTTTAA
- the LOC109004957 gene encoding probable nucleoside diphosphate kinase 5 isoform X2, translating to MFFPFFPPTSHSRQELVLFIVRFIPTITIYRSSSSGSTQKTLAMIKPDGMSGNYTNRIKNVILESGFRIVKETIVQLDEDTAASFYAEHSTKSFFSNLIKYITSGPVLVMVLEKENAVADWRDLIGPTDAHKAKVTRPHSIRAMCGLDSEKNCIHGSDSTQSAQREISFFFKEVSTGAAVTEHDEL from the exons ATGTTCTTTCCATTTTTCCCGCCCACCTCTCATTCGCGGCAAGAGCTTGTTCTCTTCATTGTGCGTTTCATTCCCACAATTACAATTTACAG GTCTTCAAGCAGTGGAAGCACACAGAAGACCTTGGCTATGATAAAGCCAGATGGAATGTCTGGTAATTACACTAATAGGATAAAGAATGTCATTCTGGAGTCTGGTTTCCGTATTGTCAAGGAAACAATTGTTCAACTTGATGAAGACACTGCAGCAAGCTTTTATGCTGAGCACTCTACAAAAAGCTTCTTTTCTAACCTCATCAAATACATAACGAG TGGCCCAGTGTTGGTTATGGTTTTGGAGAAGGAAAATGCTGTTGCCGATTGGCGTGATCTGATTGGACCAACTGATGCACACAAGGCTAAGGTTACTCGTCCACACAG cATCAGAGCAATGTGCGGGCTAGATTCAGAAAAGAATTGCATTCATGGTTCAGATTCTACTCAATCAGCTCAAAGAGAGATCTCGTTTTTCTTTAAAGAGGTGTCTACAG GTGCCGCAGTTACTGAACATGACGAGCTTTAA